In Helianthus annuus cultivar XRQ/B chromosome 8, HanXRQr2.0-SUNRISE, whole genome shotgun sequence, a single genomic region encodes these proteins:
- the LOC110944621 gene encoding putative nuclease HARBI1, giving the protein MASNPWWPSSSDDEEEMFFANAVLRAGQILIEEEEEEEEIGENVITTRIRINRDRQGAHDKLVNDYFSDEPLYNADIFRRRFRMSRRLFTRIANDLAGLDPFFTQRPDARNYQGFTTLQKCTAAIRQLAYGTVADALDEYLQMSARTTRECLYRFCHNVVKLYSKKYLRKPNAYDVQQLYQAHEARHGFPGMLGSIDCMHWEWHSCPTAWRGQYTRGDHGYPTVILEAVASQDLWIWHSFFGLPGSLNDLNVLYQSAIFTDVVNGTGPDTRFTVSGVEYRRGYYLADGIYPSWSTIVKTIPYPEDEKRKKFAKRQEAARKDIERAFGVLQKKWAILAQPARAFTPKRLRLCMYACILLHNMIIEDEGRAICEYDENAPWGNTVPVDPPQQDLNSFSLTNDFTHANLQQDLVEHIWNNVNMVDDDGAEGEDEDE; this is encoded by the exons ATGGCTTCTAATCCTTGGTGGCCCTCGTCTTCGGATGACGAAGAGGAGATGTTTTTCGCAAACGCTGTACTACGGGCGGGACAGATTTTAatcgaagaggaagaggaagaggaagaaattGGTGAAAATGTTATTACCACACGAATACGCATTAACAGAGACCGTCAAG GAGCGCACGACAAATTGGTGAACGATTATTTTTCGGATGAGCCACTTTACAACGCCGACATTTTTAGACGCAGGTTCCGAATGAGTCGCCGCTTATTCACAAGGATTGCCAATGATTTGGCGGGGCTAGACCCGTTTTTCACGCAACGTCCTGATGCTCGAAATTATCAAGGGTTTACAACGTTACAAAAGTGTACTGCGGCCATTCGACAACTGGCGTACGGGACAGTGGCCGACGCTTTGGACGAGTATTTACAGATGTCGGCAAGAACTACGCGGGAATGTTTGTATCGGTTTTGCCATAATGTGGTGAAACTGTATAGCAAAAAATATTTGCGGAAACCAAACGCGTATGATGTTCAACAGTTGTACCAAGCTCATGAAGCAAGGCACGGGTTTCCGGGAATGCTTGGTAGCATTGATTGTATGCATTGGGAGTGGCATAGTTGCCCGACTGCGTGGCGCGGCCAATATACGCGAGGTGATCACGGATATCCAACCGTGATACTTGAAGCTGTGGCATCACAAGATTTGTGGATATGGCATTCTTTCTTTGGTCTCCCTGGTTCACTCAACGACCTCAACGTGTTATACCAATCGGCCATTTTTACCGATGTCGTTAATGGAACGGGACCGGACACACGTTTTACAGTTTCTGGGGTAGAGTATAGACGTGGGTATTATCTTGCTGACGGGATATATCCGTCTTGGTCTACAATTGTGAAGACTATTCCATATCCCGAGGACGAAAAACGGAAAAAATTTGCGAAGCGTCAAGAAGCGGCAAGAAAAGACATCGAACGTGCTTTTGGTGTCTTACAAAAAAAATGGGCCATCCTTGCACAACCGGCACGTGCGTTCACCCCAAAAAGGCTGCGTCTTTGTATGTACGCTTGCATTTTGCTCCATAACATGATTATTGAAGACGAAGGTCGGGCGATTTGTGAGTATGATGAGAATGCACCTTGGGGGAACACTGTCCCGGTTGATCCCCCACaacaggatttaaactcgttcTCGCTAACAAACGACTTCACGCATGCAAACCTTCAACAAGATTTGGTAGAACATATTTGGAACAACGTTAACATGGTGGACGATGACGGAGCCGAAGGCGAAGACGAAGACGAGTAG